The Sediminispirochaeta smaragdinae DSM 11293 genome has a segment encoding these proteins:
- the lepB gene encoding signal peptidase I, whose protein sequence is MIDSASPFILLIFATLIVLTVVGSLFGIYTVEGHSMEPYLSPGRNVIIFKRIPFGSIKRGDILVYKSPFDGKTVIKRCTGLPGDTMTGENGEVIVPEEAFFALGDNLPLSDDSRHYGVVSRKAIKGKVVFPRIGGSLHSE, encoded by the coding sequence ATGATTGATTCTGCTTCTCCGTTCATATTGCTAATCTTCGCTACACTTATCGTCTTGACGGTCGTCGGATCACTCTTCGGCATCTACACCGTCGAAGGCCATTCCATGGAACCGTATCTATCTCCCGGAAGAAATGTTATTATTTTCAAGCGGATTCCTTTCGGCAGTATAAAACGTGGTGATATACTTGTCTACAAGAGTCCCTTCGACGGTAAAACTGTGATCAAGCGTTGTACGGGGCTTCCCGGCGACACAATGACCGGGGAGAACGGAGAAGTGATAGTGCCCGAAGAAGCTTTCTTTGCCCTTGGGGACAATCTACCGCTTTCGGATGATTCACGCCACTACGGGGTGGTATCAAGGAAGGCCATAAAGGGAAAGGTTGTCTTTCCCCGCATCGGAGGCAGTTTGCACAGTGAGTGA
- a CDS encoding peptidoglycan DD-metalloendopeptidase family protein, producing MDMEVLHQKQQVRKRRSFFSRLRTSWALGHEREDDPVLFPEMKQQPRRHSAPSKREKIVILSLGSIILAGGCVGLAFFVGSGPRALPDLGLTPGASTVHKSLFSYVNSDTANQGSGSPILPDGVLFTSVSSRAYTLERGDTLSEIAHENGLDVGTLIAFNNITDVRKIYAGSELKIPNVDGIPYTVRSGDSVASIAEKFSVPVNYILDANDLQSEVITAGQILFVPGGQISEYDYKKAMGTLFIYPTRGRLTSPFGYRSDPFTGVRSMHYGIDLAGPVGTPVSATMEGTVVLVGDRPRGFGKYVVIRHSHGFQSLYGHLSRILVRKGQHISQGQQIGEMGSTGRSTGPHLHFALYRNNVPVNPLGGYLYK from the coding sequence ATGGATATGGAAGTGTTGCATCAAAAACAACAGGTCAGGAAAAGACGTTCGTTTTTTTCTCGGTTGAGGACTTCGTGGGCCTTAGGACATGAAAGGGAGGATGATCCCGTCCTTTTTCCCGAGATGAAACAACAGCCGCGGCGGCATTCTGCTCCTTCGAAGCGGGAGAAAATCGTCATCCTGTCCCTGGGCAGTATCATCCTGGCAGGTGGCTGTGTCGGTTTGGCCTTTTTCGTCGGTTCCGGGCCACGTGCTTTACCCGACTTGGGGCTTACTCCGGGGGCCTCGACGGTTCACAAAAGCCTCTTTTCATATGTTAATAGCGATACGGCAAACCAGGGTTCAGGGAGTCCTATCCTCCCCGACGGTGTTCTCTTTACCTCGGTTAGCAGCAGAGCGTATACCCTGGAACGGGGCGATACTCTTTCGGAGATTGCCCATGAGAATGGTTTGGACGTCGGTACCTTGATTGCATTTAATAACATCACCGATGTCAGAAAAATCTATGCGGGATCGGAACTCAAAATTCCTAATGTGGATGGTATTCCCTATACTGTTCGTTCCGGCGATAGTGTTGCTTCCATTGCCGAAAAATTTTCGGTTCCCGTGAACTATATCCTGGATGCCAACGATCTTCAGTCTGAGGTGATAACGGCAGGACAGATTCTTTTCGTTCCGGGGGGACAGATCAGTGAATATGACTATAAAAAGGCGATGGGAACCCTTTTTATCTATCCGACGAGGGGGCGTCTCACCTCTCCCTTCGGCTATCGAAGCGATCCCTTTACCGGCGTTCGAAGCATGCACTATGGCATAGACCTTGCCGGTCCTGTGGGAACGCCCGTCTCCGCTACCATGGAGGGGACGGTAGTTCTTGTTGGCGACAGGCCCAGAGGCTTTGGCAAGTATGTGGTGATACGCCACAGCCACGGCTTTCAGAGTCTCTACGGACACCTTAGCCGGATTCTGGTTCGCAAGGGACAGCACATCAGTCAGGGACAGCAGATAGGGGAGATGGGAAGCACCGGCCGTTCCACCGGCCCTCATCTTCATTTTGCCCTCTATCGAAATAATGTACCGGTCAATCCCCTGGGGGGCTACCTCTATAAATGA
- a CDS encoding penicillin-binding protein — translation MSESSPDLRNKRFAFFILVTAVFILLLIWKFFDVMIIHPVKGNPGIVRPPRVERGPILDRNGKILAVQTRLYTVTAWMPNVKNPEKSAALLGDLLGLETEDLLARMKSRSGFLYVKRKVSPSESEAVRQLIEEGELPGIGLEPEYGRNYPERSLASHVIGFVGTDNVGLDGIELTYDNVLSPPEDKKKQEETIYGNQLFLTLDANVQYFAESLAKKAWEEHNPDAVMIMVMDAKSGDFLGWASYPTFDPNSFTSASNREKQNRPVVAAYEPGSVFKIFSIASFLDLGGIDTSSTFFCDGAYEKEFPASGERIVINCLGHHGRVRPQEIIKYSCNAGAAYASETVSKQDFYDKLTEFGFGTATHLPFPGESAGILRKPEQWSGRTKPTIAIGQELSVSAVQIVTAATAFSNNGMVLEPHIVKKIVSPEGKTLERFDRRPVKQVIDPTVANSVLQMMETGSERGGTGWRGAIEGTQISIKTGTGEMIDPKTGTYSPAAVLASSLAIFPSDDPRFILYVVIDHPRGRQYYGGRIAAPIIKELGEELIRYYGIPVTGDTVVSHEGSIRVRIPPEASLTDVMPDLDGFSKKQLMPLLDQENIPVTITGDGWVIHQSPAPGTPITSDTKIILELE, via the coding sequence GTGAGTGAATCCAGTCCGGATCTTCGAAATAAACGATTTGCGTTTTTCATCCTCGTTACCGCGGTCTTTATTCTCCTCCTCATTTGGAAATTCTTCGATGTGATGATTATCCATCCGGTAAAGGGGAATCCGGGAATCGTCCGTCCGCCACGGGTGGAACGAGGCCCGATTCTCGACCGAAACGGTAAGATACTTGCGGTACAGACCCGACTTTATACGGTAACAGCCTGGATGCCCAACGTCAAGAACCCCGAGAAGAGTGCGGCTCTCCTTGGTGATCTCCTCGGCCTTGAAACCGAGGATCTCCTTGCCCGAATGAAATCAAGAAGCGGATTTCTCTATGTAAAGCGCAAGGTTTCTCCTTCGGAAAGCGAGGCGGTCAGGCAGCTCATTGAGGAAGGAGAACTACCGGGAATCGGATTGGAACCCGAATATGGGCGAAATTATCCGGAACGAAGCCTTGCAAGCCATGTCATCGGCTTTGTCGGGACCGATAATGTGGGCCTAGACGGTATCGAACTTACCTATGATAATGTACTATCCCCCCCCGAAGATAAGAAAAAACAGGAGGAAACGATCTACGGAAACCAACTCTTCCTTACCCTTGATGCCAATGTACAATACTTTGCCGAATCCTTGGCAAAGAAGGCATGGGAAGAGCACAATCCCGATGCCGTGATGATTATGGTCATGGACGCGAAAAGCGGCGATTTTCTCGGCTGGGCCTCCTATCCCACCTTCGATCCCAACAGTTTTACCTCGGCAAGCAACAGAGAAAAGCAGAATAGACCCGTGGTGGCGGCCTATGAACCGGGATCGGTCTTCAAGATCTTTTCCATCGCCTCGTTTCTTGACCTCGGAGGTATCGATACTTCAAGTACCTTTTTCTGCGACGGGGCCTATGAAAAAGAGTTCCCCGCCTCGGGAGAAAGAATCGTCATCAACTGTCTCGGCCACCACGGAAGGGTTCGTCCCCAGGAAATCATAAAGTATTCCTGCAACGCGGGAGCCGCCTATGCAAGCGAAACCGTAAGCAAGCAGGATTTTTACGACAAACTTACCGAATTTGGTTTTGGAACGGCCACCCACCTCCCCTTTCCCGGAGAGAGTGCCGGTATTCTTCGGAAACCGGAACAGTGGTCAGGCAGGACAAAACCGACCATTGCCATCGGGCAAGAGCTCTCCGTGTCTGCCGTACAGATCGTCACGGCGGCTACGGCTTTTAGCAACAACGGCATGGTCCTTGAACCTCATATCGTCAAAAAGATCGTCTCCCCGGAGGGTAAGACCCTCGAGCGCTTCGACCGCAGGCCGGTAAAGCAGGTCATAGATCCCACAGTTGCGAATTCCGTCCTGCAAATGATGGAGACAGGCAGCGAACGGGGCGGCACCGGCTGGCGTGGTGCCATAGAAGGGACACAAATATCGATAAAAACCGGCACAGGGGAGATGATCGATCCCAAGACCGGGACCTACTCCCCCGCTGCGGTTCTGGCCTCCTCCCTGGCCATATTTCCCAGCGATGATCCCCGCTTCATTCTCTACGTGGTCATCGATCATCCCAGGGGCAGGCAGTACTACGGTGGAAGAATTGCGGCGCCCATCATCAAGGAGCTGGGAGAAGAGCTGATTCGCTATTACGGTATCCCCGTCACCGGAGATACCGTTGTCAGTCATGAGGGGAGCATCCGGGTTCGTATCCCGCCGGAAGCAAGCCTGACAGATGTCATGCCCGATCTCGACGGTTTCTCCAAAAAGCAGTTGATGCCGCTTCTCGATCAGGAGAACATCCCCGTAACCATTACAGGGGACGGCTGGGTCATTCACCAGAGCCCGGCCCCCGGGACCCCGATAACCAGCGATACAAAAATCATCCTGGAACTTGAGTGA
- the secA gene encoding preprotein translocase subunit SecA — translation MLEKAITTLFGSKYERDLKELLPLLHKINEFESTTAAMPAEAFPAKTQEFRNRYQEGESLDAMLPEAFAMVREAARRTLGERHYDVQLLGGIVLHQGKIMEMKTGEGKTLSSVTAAYLNAIPGEGVHVVTVNDYLAERDAQWMKPVYSFLGVTVGSILSDMDNEARKESYNCDITYGTNNEFGFDYLRDNMRWSMEGRVQRSHHYCIIDEIDSILIDEARTPLIISGQAEDDTKKFREVNRLIPMLTECAKDPETGTYPEENPVGDYQLDEKSKKVTFTDEGMNHIEELLLKNGIISDSLFIDDNFEYIHYFTQAVKAHKLFHIDVDYVVKEKQVQIVDEFTGRILHGRRYSDGLHQAIEAKEGIQVAKRNKTLATITFQNFFRMYDKISGMTGTADTEAREFAKIYNLEVVVIPTNRPLARIDENDVIFLNEKFKYQAICDEIAQLQKKGQPVLVGTVSIEKSELLSTMLTAKGVRHEVLNAKNHAREALIIAEAGAKGAVTIATNMAGRGTDIKLGGNPEFRARAKAGTEASEEEFASTYKKEYAKWKENYEEVKSLGGLYILGTERHESRRIDNQLRGRSGRQGDPGTSRFFLSLDDNLMRLFARDNMRNLMAKAGMDGGDPLYHPWINKAIERAQSRVEERNFEIRKHLLEYDDVLNEQRKFIYDQRDEILSDTDLKQRVFSAVSEMVDEAVDQAFKTGDRQETIAAKLEEKLKEFLLFIPSLDSDGEAPLDWKNQENFSRQIFDRYRKDMEQKIEAAGERPFNDFIKYQYLRQIDIKWQEHLDQLEELREAVYLRAYGQKNPLLEYKLEGFDIFDKLIYDIRTNIAKMVINVQIQEPEAAKRRRMPVGAGTASHKAMGQFGGAEVQGGGERKESSPQGAQVKRSTPKVGRNDPCPCGSGKKYKHCCGR, via the coding sequence ATGCTGGAAAAAGCAATAACAACCCTGTTTGGGTCCAAATACGAAAGAGACCTTAAGGAGCTACTTCCCCTGCTCCATAAGATCAACGAGTTCGAATCGACTACCGCCGCCATGCCGGCCGAGGCGTTTCCTGCAAAGACACAAGAGTTTCGCAACCGTTATCAAGAGGGTGAAAGTCTCGATGCCATGCTGCCGGAGGCCTTTGCCATGGTTCGTGAGGCGGCTCGGAGAACCCTCGGTGAACGTCATTACGATGTGCAGCTTTTGGGAGGCATTGTTCTGCATCAGGGAAAAATCATGGAGATGAAAACCGGTGAAGGAAAGACCCTCTCCAGCGTCACAGCCGCCTACCTCAATGCCATCCCCGGCGAAGGGGTCCATGTCGTAACGGTCAATGATTACCTTGCCGAGCGTGACGCTCAGTGGATGAAACCGGTCTACTCCTTTCTGGGAGTCACCGTAGGTTCGATTCTTAGCGACATGGATAACGAGGCACGAAAAGAGTCCTACAACTGCGACATTACCTACGGAACCAACAACGAATTCGGTTTCGACTACCTCAGAGACAACATGCGCTGGAGCATGGAGGGGCGTGTTCAGCGGAGTCATCACTACTGCATCATCGACGAGATCGATTCCATCCTGATCGACGAGGCGCGAACCCCGTTGATTATTTCCGGTCAGGCGGAAGACGATACGAAGAAATTCCGAGAGGTCAACCGGCTGATTCCCATGCTTACCGAGTGTGCCAAGGACCCGGAAACCGGTACCTATCCCGAAGAAAACCCGGTTGGTGATTATCAACTTGATGAAAAATCGAAAAAGGTAACCTTTACCGATGAAGGAATGAACCATATAGAAGAGCTGCTCCTGAAAAACGGCATCATATCCGATTCCCTTTTCATCGATGACAACTTCGAGTATATCCACTATTTCACCCAGGCGGTTAAGGCCCATAAACTTTTCCATATCGATGTTGATTACGTTGTAAAAGAGAAGCAGGTACAGATCGTCGACGAGTTCACCGGACGTATTCTCCATGGTCGACGTTACTCCGACGGCCTCCACCAGGCTATTGAAGCTAAAGAGGGAATCCAGGTTGCAAAACGGAACAAGACCCTGGCGACCATCACCTTTCAGAACTTCTTCCGTATGTACGACAAGATCAGCGGCATGACCGGAACCGCAGACACGGAGGCCCGGGAGTTTGCAAAAATCTACAACCTTGAGGTAGTGGTTATTCCCACAAACCGCCCCCTTGCCAGGATCGATGAGAACGACGTTATCTTTCTCAACGAAAAGTTTAAATACCAGGCAATATGTGACGAGATCGCTCAGTTGCAGAAAAAGGGACAACCGGTACTGGTTGGAACGGTTTCCATCGAGAAATCGGAACTCTTGAGCACTATGCTTACCGCAAAAGGGGTGAGACATGAGGTCCTCAACGCAAAAAACCATGCCCGAGAGGCCCTTATCATTGCCGAGGCTGGTGCAAAAGGAGCCGTAACCATTGCAACCAACATGGCCGGTCGAGGTACCGACATCAAGCTTGGAGGCAATCCCGAGTTCCGCGCCAGGGCAAAGGCGGGAACCGAGGCAAGCGAAGAAGAGTTCGCATCGACCTATAAAAAAGAATATGCAAAGTGGAAAGAAAACTACGAAGAGGTAAAGAGCCTCGGAGGTCTCTATATCCTCGGCACGGAAAGACATGAATCCCGGCGAATCGACAACCAGCTCCGTGGTCGATCAGGACGGCAGGGAGACCCGGGTACCAGCCGCTTTTTCCTTTCCCTCGACGATAACCTGATGCGCCTTTTTGCCCGGGACAATATGCGTAACCTCATGGCAAAGGCGGGTATGGACGGTGGGGATCCCCTCTACCATCCATGGATAAACAAGGCGATCGAGCGGGCACAGAGCCGCGTCGAAGAGCGTAACTTTGAGATCAGAAAACACCTCCTGGAATATGACGATGTGCTCAACGAGCAGAGGAAATTCATCTACGACCAACGGGATGAAATTCTCTCCGATACGGACCTAAAGCAGCGTGTTTTTTCGGCGGTCTCAGAAATGGTCGACGAGGCGGTTGACCAGGCCTTCAAGACAGGGGATAGACAGGAAACCATTGCCGCCAAGCTTGAAGAGAAGTTGAAGGAGTTTTTGCTCTTTATCCCCTCTCTTGATAGTGACGGTGAGGCGCCCCTGGACTGGAAAAATCAGGAAAATTTTTCCCGCCAAATCTTTGATCGCTACCGAAAGGATATGGAACAAAAGATTGAGGCCGCAGGGGAGCGGCCCTTCAACGACTTTATCAAGTATCAGTATCTCAGACAGATCGATATCAAATGGCAGGAGCACCTTGACCAACTTGAAGAGCTGCGTGAGGCGGTATATCTTCGAGCATACGGACAAAAGAATCCGCTTCTGGAATACAAGCTTGAGGGCTTCGATATCTTCGATAAACTAATCTACGATATCAGAACAAACATTGCCAAGATGGTAATAAATGTTCAAATTCAGGAACCCGAGGCGGCAAAAAGAAGAAGGATGCCCGTGGGTGCTGGTACCGCAAGCCATAAAGCCATGGGACAGTTTGGAGGTGCCGAGGTCCAGGGCGGCGGGGAGCGCAAGGAATCATCGCCCCAGGGGGCACAGGTCAAACGCAGCACTCCCAAGGTTGGGAGGAACGATCCCTGCCCCTGCGGTAGCGGGAAAAAGTACAAACACTGTTGCGGAAGATAA